Proteins encoded by one window of Haematobia irritans isolate KBUSLIRL chromosome 2, ASM5000362v1, whole genome shotgun sequence:
- the LOC142226554 gene encoding uncharacterized protein LOC142226554 translates to MSDKSVKMCTFDLQQCLPTPYLSASIFFYKRPLWTFNFTIHDGATNKADCYIWHEGIAKRGANDIGSCIYKYLSELPYSVNHVILYSDSCPGQNRNSYVCAVFEKILQDHPSIQTIDHKFLIVGHTHLECDTVHAQIEKKKKKSSGSIQHPHDWANLIAATNKKYVVHELKQDDFYDFQAFLKQNFSWRTNNVTGEKFEWKMVRWMRYEKDKLGILQYKHSHTMEEKFKELNINQRRRKEQTASLTQSYTSDLPISMNKKRDLIEMLPLINENFHNFYQNLKTEGECSIEVDSDLDEIDNDE, encoded by the exons ATGAGTGATAAGTCCGTAAAAATGTGTACATTTGATTTGCAGCAGTGTCTGCCAACTCCGTATTTGAgtgcatcgatatttttttacaagCGTCCTTTATGGACTTTCAACTTTACTATCCATGATGGTGCTACAAACAAAGCTGACTGCTATATTTGGCATGAAGGTATTGCAAAACGAGGAGCAAATGATATTGGTTCTTGTATTTATAAATACCTTTCGGAACTACCATATTCAGTAAATCACGTTATTTTATATAGTGATTCGTGTCCTGGACAAAATCGAAACTCGTATGTCTGCGCAGTGTTCGAGAAAATCCTGCAGGATCATCCAAGTATTCAAACAATTGATCACAAATTTCTTATCGTAGGTCATACTCACCTTGAGTGTGATACAGTTCATGCACagatagaaaaaaagaaaaaaaaatcttctggaTCCATACAACATCCACATGATTGGGCGAACTTAATAGCtgctacaaataaaaaatatgttgtccATGAATTGAAACAAGATGACTTCTACGACTTTCAAgcttttttgaagcaaaattttagttggagAACAAATAATGTCACAG GTGAGAAATTTGAATGGAAGATGGTGCGATGGATGCGATATGAGAAAGACAAACTTGGAATACTACAATATAAACATTCTCACACAATGGAGGAAAAATTCAAAGAATTGAATATAAATCAACGTCGTCGAAAGGAACAAACAGCATCATTAACCCAAAGTTATACCTCTGATCTGCCTATTTCAATGAACAAAAAACGTGATTTGATTGAAATGCTGCCATTGATcaacgaaaattttcacaatttttatcaaaatttaaagacTGAAGGAGAATGTTCAATTGAAGTAGATTCCGATTTGGACGAAATAGACAACgatgaataa